In the genome of Aedes aegypti strain LVP_AGWG chromosome 2, AaegL5.0 Primary Assembly, whole genome shotgun sequence, the window cggtccattagcatactttgattagatggtttcgttcaatgatacaatgatttcaAGCCTcgggtagaactttgacagctgcggtagaacttggcggctaccgcagaacggaaaattttcagaagaacCGTAATAACTAAAGCATCCTGTGGATTCCTATCGTGATACTGTAGATTGCTTGGATTTTTAAAAGGTTTCCAGTGAAATTTGGTGAGTTTTAGTGGTAGCCTGGAAATAATAAACGTTACAAAATGTTCATTGAAGACatgaaaatttcagcaaaatcgCTGTCAAatcttaaggctcaagaatccatcattcaatcatcagcaatcatcaaaaatgaaaaaccagtttttttgttcaaatttaaagaaatccacCTGAAAATCTATCACTGTCCTATAGATAGAAAgtttaatgcaatgatagattttcataagcattgtttcaattttgagcaaaaaactggttttgaaaatttgtaaaacgatgatggttattttcctcttaagattTCAAATCCTATCATAATCCTAAGCAAGATCCTGAGGATCTCCTAGCAATTTGCTTTAGAgtcctgtatatatatatagatcTATATATATAGATctaaactgctaaaacacaacaaaagctaatttcaaacaaaaatgataagAAGCTGTGCTTATTCTATGAAATAGCGAGTTGTAGTTTGTTTTTGTTAGCCCTTTTGACTGCAGTTAGTTGTTTGTTATGAGATGCTCTACTTTTTCAGAAAGATAAATTAAGATAAATGAAGGGTGCGatcttatgcgattattgatttcACATGACCCACAAATATAAACAGTGTACATTAAACTTatagaaaataattgaagataTTTAAGCGATTAAAAGTATGTAGAACGAATGTCACAATTAACAATCcggggctatagattcatagcatagtccaATACTAAAGAAATCTGCTTCGAAGTGAATCGTTCCGGAGTCTGGATGTCATATGGTTCCATAACGACGTTGTGATAACATTCTCAGGATGTTTTGAAAATCAATAACTCAAATATAAAATTTGTGTGGGCTTTGTAGCCGTGTgtttagtgtcaccaggcatttagccacatcgtgctatggagtgtgggttcgattctcgcctCGGGCGGAAAACTTaacgtgaggaatgttttccgactgtatgccactgggcgttgcatgctaatcCGTTGTCTAGCGTGGTgctccttcaaagggcaaaatgcccactggaagcattaacgcgTCGGTGtctttattcttttttttatcaaaaaatgggttccgtttttggcaactgaaaatttcgattttgttgtcaaaaatggaatcccactgtattaagTTCTAAAAGCGATGAGTTTTTAAAGTTTGTctgataaaaaaatctgttttttttttcatagactactttgatcaGATATTAGAATTGAAACGTTGTACCCGGAAAACCAGCTTACctattccattttcatttcctCCAATCCAGCTACGAAAAACTGTAACTTTTTCATAACCAATCAACTCAATTATTTCTGGCATTTTCTCGAGGAAGTTGATGGATATTTGTACACGTGTGTATCTTTTGAATATCCTTCCACGCGTACATTTTTTacctttttcaggaattttaagATGGTAATGCTTCAACGGATTCCTACAGAGGTTCCAGCAAAGTGTTCTTAACAATGCctccgttggatttttttttttcaatagaactaagattttttttctgtttttttttataagtattCTAGAGAAGAAATTCTTACAAAGATTTCAGGATTTAATAAtcttttacttttttgctgtttttttttgcaaaaactccccCGGAAGCAAACCAGGTATTCCTCAATGTTTCATGTCTTAATTTCTTCCAGGATGTATActatttttgaactactgtaatAAATTCTCATCATTGTAGTaagtcttgaaaaaaatctcaaaaaaaaactatagatAATCGCTTATGACTTCAATGTAATAGTAACTACTTCTTTCGGAAGGAAAGTAAAGCTATTGGTCCCGATATGAACTAGACAAGGGTTTTAAAAATCGTTAATAAAGGCAGGAAAAAAGCAAGACTGGAGTTATTATAAGTTTCtatgaaaacatttcaagaaattCAGGAAACAGCGTCTGATGAAATTGGAGCTAGTGTTTTACAAAAGTTTATAAAGCTATTGTTGGAAACATTGTTAAATTAATCTTTGGAAGAGTTCTAGTGATCTGTCAGAAGTTCCAAGATTCTTTGGCTTATTCTGAAAGAGTCCAAGAAGAAAAgacgaaattcataaaaatgttcACATAGGTATAGGATAAATGCTTGGATGCATTAAGTTAATAAAATTGTGATAAATTCCTCTCCTAAGGAATCTGAGgataaattcaaattgaaatttacggcGTAACTCCTGGCGAAATCTCAGAGAAATTATCAGGAGCAATGTCTAAAGATGATATATCCTGAGAATGTCTCAAACAAAACAATAGTTTTCCTTGCAAAAATTAGGCAGTAACCTTAGAAAAAATCACGGGTTTTATTCATGGAGGAGTTCAAGAATATTTaccaaaatttctggaaaacttATGGAgctgtaaattttattttaataaccAATACATTTAGTGTAATaatttaagaactttttttttcctaggAGTCCTAGTAGGAGAGTTATACATTCCTGTAAGAGACGGTCCTGGTGCAGTGgtaagaacacacgcctctcacggcGAGGACCTTTGATCGATTCGATTGTCACTTATGACGTGAAAGTTATAGTGATGACTTCCATAGGAAGGAAAGTAAAGTCGCCGTCGGTCCCGAGATGATCTAGCCTAAGGCTAAAAATTTCGTTTATTAAgctagaaacaaaaaagttcctgtaggaacatttgaaggaattttttgaACGTGTCTCTGGAGCCTCGTGAAGCTGAGAGCAAAATAAAGAACAAAAAGTTATGTTGAAAATAAAGCATCGTTcaaaattgtaataaaaaataattttatgcgACAGTTATACATTTGTATATCTTACAATCAACTTAAACGAAGAAAGCCGTTGTGAAACACTGCTCTCCAACGCAAGAGAGGGCGCGGGTCGAAGCCCTTACAATAAAATACGATGTGATAACATCTTCCATCTCGTGTTTTATGGATCAAGAAGACACATTCTCGTACCGATAATATATGTTCCGTTCCCTACTTACATGATGTAGTAGTAGCTGTCCCGGTCGGCAGTTTTGTACTGCTTCATCGTACGGTTCTGATGGGTGTCCATGCTGGAAAAGTCTCCACTGATGGACCGTTGCCGCTCGCCCGGGTTCAGTCCGGGATTGTGCGATCCGGCACTGGTGGACGTTCCGTTGGCCGGAACCGTAGAATTCGTCTTGGACGACGCCAGCGTCGACACTTGACCAAACAGATTTCTCAAGTTGTCCATCGTGTACGGTGTGAACtctgaaattgaaaatcattCGCATACATTAAATTGATTGAAATGTCCTTCGGGTCAATCTAACTAAACATTCGCCAACTCAGAATGACGACGCCCTGAAAGTTCCCCACTTCCATCGGAAATTAATTACGTCTAATCATGTGCTAGTGTACCCGCCTTGTGCATGTCCAACTTATCGATTGCGCCATCTGCAATGCACCCCAAAGACACACAAACAGAACACGACCAGCAGCGTGGAAAGCAATCACTAATTTGCATGCAAAATGCAGCTGATCGCTTTCGTCTTCTACGGGTTTAGTTGCAGTTGGAACTGTTCCAGCTACTGcatcaaattgaaaattgataaagttcTTCTGACTAGGTACCGAGACGTACGGTATTGGACAATcggtttgcaactttttcgattttccatacaaaattatcaatttgcgTAGGCTGAATCTCAGATATTTAtcgaccgatttgaatgaaattttcacagcacgtcAGACATagcttgaatttcaaaatatatttttagttattttttaaattatgagtTCATAAGTTATAACGGGTCTAGACAGCCGTAACAATAACCGAGCTATccagcaagaccaaactgaggatcgtgggttcgaatcccaccgataGAGAATATAAGGAAATGTTCTCGACattccagaacatagagtatcttcgtacctgttgCACGATACATACAAGCAAAGGTATCAATTGGCAAagatgctctcagttaataattgtggaagtgttcattagAAGCAGTGCTTCCAAAggaggttctgtcccagttggaacgtatgGCCATAAAAAGAAAGAGGAAGAAGTAATAACGATTTACAGTTAGAATGATTCGgataatttttgacgaaaaggAGACGGATATTTTTTGACGAAAAGAAattaatctgaaaaatataaaagcccTGCACAAAAATTGTCTTTGGTCAACTTGTTCATGTCGTCTAAATCTAATCTAAAAGTTTGCTGAagcaattccttcaaatatttgagtaatttaaattacaaaaatatgtcAAAGAAATCAATTTAGTTAAATCATAATCAAATCATTATTGCTTTCGAACTCGTGATTGtagaaatcatttaaaaatatatatgttaaaaataatgttatGTCTGAAGAACTGTGGAAATTCATTTATATTGGCCTCTCAATAGCTGATACACAACTCTGCTAAACTGACCATTTTTACAATTgtacttttgtatggaaaatcgagtTGCACAAgtgttgtccaatactgtagcaCATACTAATGGGTAGCGGAGAAGTTGGTCGGATGTGACATTATGGAAGTTTTGCCTCAAGGATAACTGTGACTGTGACCACCCATATGCGCATAAAATATTGACTGGCTTTTCGAGATTGGTTTGTCAGTGTTTTCATCTTACTTTGCAACTCTGCTCTGCGGTAGTGGTACCTAGAAGCCCCAAAGTTTGATGCTGAAAATGTAAGCATGGGAATTGATTGGAAAATATTACACATTGGCTCCAGAATTATTACTGCGGGTATGCTTCAAGTATTCCCTGATTCAGGTCAAATTAACGTTTTCAAATAGTACAAGGCAGTACAAGTCCTACTCGGTGTAGCTATGATATcatgtataataaaaaatggtTTAGTGAAATCTATTGAAAGAACTTACCAGTCCTTTCATAAGAAAGTGCTTGCACACTCTACGTTTCAATATTGGCCTAAGCTCTATGTTTGGCAGTATAAAATCATATGTATATGAGATGTTCTAGATCtagattcttcaaattattccttagtttcaatcaaataatcTATTTGTTCTGCCAAGGCTGTTACTGTATCCTGTTTCACACTATTTTCCAACAATGTTCTGGGAGTTAGATTTAGgattaaataataaattatgttatttgTTCCTGGTTCGTCATTTTCCTTTTACTAAGTATCCATCTAACTGACCTCGATATAAAGCAATCAGAGGTTAACTCAACTGAAGGGCTGCTGTTGTTCTGTTTACACTTCCTGAACCGGTCAAAGCAGTTTCAAGGGAACCGCAATTTCCATAATTGCCATACCAACTCCACTTGACGCGAGGAACTAGTAAAACGCGTTTATACGTAGTTGCGACTTGCCATAGTCAGATTGAACTTTGTACTTTTTCATCCCGTCCCGTAGTAGTGTTTACATCGTATTTCAAACTGACCGTGTGCCCGATATGTCAATAATAGTTTAAGAGAAGCGGGTTCATCGCTGTTTGTAGGCGTAGGCCCTATTTGTTGGAATTATGGAGGTGTGTCGTTGCAAGCAATAAACTTTGCATATGAATGATAGTTATCTCCCTCTATGCTGATATGCATATGATAGAGCAGCCAGCACGTGATGCTGCAGATTCTAAAGTGTCTTCACATTTCAAGTTATGTCAAGAGCAGAAACATTGCGTACCGAGTACACGATCCACGTGGAAAGCACGCTTAGTCTGCACAGCACGAGCGTGGTCATAACTTGCGATAACCATTACATTTTGTGTGACTTTggttaatatttttaatagtaTCAGTATCGATCATGGACATTAACTATTTGTATGTCTAACAAACAGGACTCAATTATGAAGCTCCTACATGTATCATTGATCTCATATTGAATCGTTATACCTACAACGATCCTTCCATGTGAGACGCAAATTAATGCTTCGCAAATAGAGTACCACAAATTTGAACGATTTCATATTTTACGTCAGATAAAGCACCAATATACCAATGTAACATGTAACAAATGAACGTTGCTAGTCTTAACTATCGTTAAATTGGGTGTTGTGAAGTTTCTTgtgctttttatttttaaactttaatttaaaaattgggtccataaatgtaCCTTGTACTTTTGATCAtcacgttcgcttagtcgacaaaaacaccacagggcttttagttttaacactggggttgttcctatctgacatttcggaagggaaacaaaatacacacaaaatttgagcttatgtcaaggagtgtgacaaaatctaaaaaaaaaacttaaaaatgtttttggatttaaacgaacgaaaaacattaaaaattgagtaaacatgtgtttttggcctaaacttaagcgtttggcactaaaattggaacaggcctttaggacccaattgctaGTATTACCGTACACCTATTTACTTCCAAATGGTCGTGTGTTTGCAACGTTTCATAAAGTCAATAATCTCTGTAAGTATCTCAACTAAAGTTACAATATCTTTTCTCAGGCATTCACGTtgtatgaccagcccacttgagtatgcCGATAGGTGATATACATTTTTCTTCGAATTTGGGAAAGCTCGTTTGAAGTGTTCCTTTCATACCTATTGGAATTACACACAAAGCGTATGGAAAAGCATATCATAACAATAGAAGCAAACCAAGCTAAATGTCGGGTATCTTAGATTTTATGgaatttcataaataaattgCGTATTTCTGTGTATGCTGAGAGTGCACATTGAAAACGCcggtaaaattttctaaaataagcttATGATGTATAAATGCTACATATTTTACGTTGTTTTGAATACTGCGTTTCAGAATGCAAATTTTTTGGCAGATAAAATTAGCAACATTTTGTtgcaaattgaaacaaaaacagtTTATGACGCAGCCGTATAAATCACAAACAATATAAAGTCATAAAGATTTATAGAATCAATCATCATTGACTCATGTGTAATCTAATctcttgaattcaaattcccacGGATAGGTAACAACCCGTCTTAAGTTATTGAAACACAATCCCAGGGGCATGTTCACCATGTGgggttattttaaatattttggccAACGTAGCCTCATCATTGTATGTGTGTAAAATTATCTGCAAAAACTGCCATACACAAGTAAAGCCagttatttcaaaacaaaaacaagccgAATTTCGCCTTGGATGTGATAAAAATCGGTATTCATTGCGCGCAGGCGATTATCTTTGTCTTTCCACTTTCCTTCGATAAATCCAAACAGACGAAAGAATACCACTAACTGCGTATTGCCAACTGATGGCAAGATTATGCAGTCTCGATATAGAGTCGTATATCATGTACCCATGTATGTATTGGACATACGCATCGGGAAGTTTTACGAATCAGCTGAAATTCAAGTTCGTCAAGAAGGGTTCCCGAAACGAGTGAAACGTTGGTGGAGAACCAAGAAGGGTATGTGGGTATGTACGACAATGGTGTGGTTGTGTCGATAGACTGATTTGTGTGTAGAAAAGAAGGGGACAAAACAGAATGGTAAAAAAACAGAGACTGCATAAATAATCTAATATGTTAACTTGTACAGAGTATTGGTGTTtgcttttggaattgcaatgtatTGTGCGGACTCTTCGATAGCAGAAACAGGCGAAAATGAtcaaataaaaacgaaaaactTGAACTTGTAAAATAGGCCTTGCATTCAAacttgttttaaataaaaatttaagagTGCAGTAGTTCTTTAGGAGA includes:
- the LOC5574677 gene encoding uncharacterized protein LOC5574677 isoform X1, which produces MEVGNFQGVVILSWRMFKFTPYTMDNLRNLFGQVSTLASSKTNSTVPANGTSTSAGSHNPGLNPGERQRSISGDFSSMDTHQNRTMKQYKTADRDSYYYIMWRS
- the LOC5574677 gene encoding uncharacterized protein LOC5574677 isoform X2 → MDNLRNLFGQVSTLASSKTNSTVPANGTSTSAGSHNPGLNPGERQRSISGDFSSMDTHQNRTMKQYKTADRDSYYYIMWRS